A genomic stretch from Strongyloides ratti genome assembly S_ratti_ED321, chromosome : 1 includes:
- a CDS encoding Lethal (1) G0222 has product MYENRTINEFDSIKDATKFLKSLGKNVQARFYPLCTYKKFLTNNSIDWEKYEEHINKKVNSVFVRDVPFDKVKKFPTLSFNELSSFNNAIKMKDLEMVKNCVKNNPKYLINTDNDMPQIIFCGAKTNALYQAARFNNPEALNYILTTLRDDCFWEQLYEKNDMFKLRINVYWDKLLNSLDKKFEKTPLHYACSFGYKEIVCLLLKYNILDRSIKNRKGKTAYEIICSQCVKHDESLANEIRTLFNSHYISLYITPYQSKKPKVIITRDDPFCRMKENSCGMNLFDEELLVGCAGPVPEEVSQKFKESWLKLDRESLSLGHLIYERRGYMLSRAYDVEYTQYFEFLKDYINVNNYESLEKLDNYFENIYDQNKFVDCVDGFTNDIDTLTSMMERMLRLSSSENEENVVDSTSLYNIRNNESDEEMDFSTPPSSPKESPSILRNYNTLINNDMEDISNNDTFNPDDTIFLSNSIPSKEDMYLYEILKNVYKKWKKDELFYVKLFIASCEHLSVKHIKDLPPMNSPRHQKLSSRCNAIHSLPLEKRRNIFNSGEEVND; this is encoded by the exons atgtATGAAAATAGGACAATTAATGAATTTGATTCAATAAAAGATGCAacaaaatttcttaaaagtCTTGGCAAAAATGTACAAGCTCGTTTTTATCCTTTATGTACatataagaaatttttgaCAAACAATTCTATTGACTGGGAAAAGTATGAAGAACATATCAACAAAAAGGTAAATTCAGTTTTTGTAAGAGATGTTCCATttgataaagttaaaaaatttcctaCACTTTCATTTAATGAGTTATCATCGTTTAACAATGCAATTAAAATGAAAGATTTAGAAATGGTTAAAAATTGTGTTAAAAACAATcctaaatatttaattaatactGACAACGATATGCCACAAATCATATTTTGCGGAGCAAAGACAAATGCTTTATATCAAGCTGCAAGATTTAATAATCCTGAAGCATTAAATTACATTCTTACAACTTTGAGAGATGATTGTTTTTGGGAACagttatatgaaaaaaatgatatgttTAAGTTACGAATTAATGTTTATTgggataaattattaaatagtttGGATAAAAAGTTTGAAAAAACACCGTTACATTATGCATGTTCTTTTGGatataaagaaattgttTGCCTacttttgaaatataatatattagatagatcaataaaaaatag aaaaGGAAAAACTGCTTATGAAATAATTTGTAGTCAATGTGTAAAACATGATGAAAGTCTTGCAAATGAAATAAgaactttatttaattctCATTATATATCACTTTATATTACACCATATCAAAGCAAAAAACCAAAAGTTATAATAACTAGAGATGATCCATTTTGTAGAATGAAAGAAAATTCATGTGGTATGAATTTATTTGATGAAGAATTATTAGTTGGTTGTGCTGGTCCCGTTCCTGAAGAAGTTAGTCAAAAATTCAAAGAAAGTTGGCTTAAACTTGATAGGGAAAGTTTATCTTTAGgtcatttaatttatgaaCGAAGGGGGTATATGTTATCTCGAGCATATGATGTTGAATATACGcaatattttgaatttttaaaagattatattaatgtaaataattatgAATCATTAGAGAAATTAGacaattattttgaaaatatatatgatcAAAACAAATTTGTAGATTGTGTGGATGGTTTTACTAATGATATTGATACATTAACTTCTATGATGGAAAGAATGTTGAGGTTAAGTTCATCtgaaaatgaagaaaatgtTGTTGATTCAACGTcgttatataatattagaaataatgAATCTGATGAAGAAATGGATTTTTCTACACCACCATCATCACCGAAAGAATCGCCAAGTATTTTGAGAAATTACAATACATTAATAAACAATGATATGGAGGATATTAGCAACAATGATACATTTAATCCTGATGATaccatatttttatcaaattctATACCTTCGAAAGAAGATATGTACTTATAtgagatattaaaaaatgtgtaTAAAAAGTGGAAGAAGGATGAATTGTTTTatgtaaaactttttattgcATCATGTGAACATTTATCTGTTAAACATATTAAAGATTTGCCTCCTATGAATTCACCTCGTCACCAAAAGCTTTCTTCGAGGTGTAATGCTATTCACTCATTACCATTAGAAAAGAGGAGGAACATATTTAATTCAGGTGAAGAAGTAAATGATTAG
- a CDS encoding Rab3 GTPase-activating protein catalytic subunit, producing MNYNINEDKFCIEEKKSFSDILGVSISNDSINFENNNFDGIFEMEDFTNLTQFERICFTFEVILRKWNIHNKKVVNFNEVNIKKCRWIKKSSKFVFKEKNYIIKYYCPEMNTKLKSINKLESLDCSKILMNKFYNNVPSFINEFGIVEWLFICPESEKDIISNKNDLILLMSCLESCDANCTLPFIVQFDASSKHIFYGFQKSSFSKYEFKSCYLKTTKTYFKLPIDIKNIFFENFKYDTVDIHDILHTCEIEYSYLKKKNKNDKFTPSNFYDRNEFLNQLFKILNYKNETEEINNLINEFKLFIRFDGMPYNDKDDWLKNENDILLMEKNSSKWFCQTEFKNIDSQFLTGILKQYLTFFNTSTHFNTSIQDILFNVNEKLNKKKFTNSIFFSESIKIDSNDPMDLLFKTITIKEIRKFQAISKEIIQTIFNYVKNPSSKFNKNKCYDDEYLFIKKTLKNSKTGPSYSIVELISLTIGIIIYKEKNGIIFSCLLWNEFLNFLQHNFENCKYLPGISKKQHPEFGHSIFQQNIELLQCCIYSRKKWKTLNDYQIKYGRDIKSDIPLYHHPNEYIFIPVLQDKIPQTEETFLREIENFVETNSDERHINQLSFLTSDMSAFKAANPKCCFKDFIRWHSPNDWILNNENKKYELSIRMSGNDNIWKKTWDKSKPISIYKQKKHFDESEEWKKTIDKLKNLTFGEMIQYTLPNIFKSIIQILFDNFEIFSLQIKKKFRKLSITFCQCTFQIGKVEVYQNILNEINYIEKYIEKDYHLRRYFFNYFINEKDISYIEYLIMGMAENGIIKIENNKRNLIKYLIEKIFYDQNDNFCFSRQIPTSKRYIFSFYDARIYVSFSGDETRIYSKMPNSYINIKKLEDNLNKNQYP from the exons atgaattataatattaatgaagataaattttgtattgaggaaaaaaaaagtttttctgATATTTTAGGGGTATCAATTAGTAAtgattcaataaattttgaaaacaataattttgatGGTATCTTTGAGATGGAAGATTTTACAAACCTGACACAATTTGAAAGAATATGTTTTACTTTTGAGGTTATCTTACGTAAATGGAatattcataataaaaaagttgttaattttaatgaggttaacattaaaaaatgt agatggattaaaaaaagtagtaaatttgtatttaaagaaaaaaattatataataaaatattattgtccTGAAATgaatacaaaattaaaatctataaataaattagagTCATTGGATtgttcaaaaattttaatgaataaattttataataatgttccatcatttataaatgaatttGGAATTGTTGAGTGGCTTTTCATATGTCCCGAATcagaaaaagatattatttcaaataagaatgatttaattttgttgatGTCATGTCTGGAAAGTTGTGACGCAAATTGCACTCTACCTTTCATAGTACAATTTGATGCTTCCtctaaacatattttttatggcTTTCAAAAAAGTTCATTTTCAAAGTATGAATTTAAGTCATGTTATCTAAAAACAACTAAAACATACTTTAAGCTGCCTATtgacataaaaaatatatttttcgaAAATTTT aaATATGATACGGTAGATATACATGATATTTTACATACATGTGAAATTgaatattcatatttaaagaaaaaaaacaaaaatgacAAATTTACTCCATCAAACTTTTATGACAGAAATGAGTTTTTAAatcaactttttaaaattttaaactataaaaatgaGACAGAGGAAATTAATAATCttataaatgaatttaaattgtttattcGTTTTGATGGAATGCcttataatgataaagatgattggttaaaaaatgaaaatgatatattgttgatggaaaaaaattcatCAAAATGGTTTTGTCAGACtgagtttaaaaatattgatagtCAATTTTTGACAGGTATcctaaaacaatatttaactttttttaatacttcaacacattttaatacatctattcaagatattttatttaatgtaaatgaaaagttaaacaaaaaaaaatttaccaattcaatattttttagtgaaagtataaaaatagattCCAATGACCCAATggatttattatttaagacAATTACTATTAAAGAGATAAGAAAATTTCAGGCAATTAGTAAAGAAATAATtcaaacaatatttaattatgttaaaaatccatcatctaaatttaataaaaataaatgttatgatgatgaatatttatttattaaaaaaactctTAAAAATAGCAAAACAGGACCTTCTTATTCTATTGTAGAATTGATATCTCTTACTATAggtataattatatataaagaaaaaaatggtattatattttcttgtCTTTTATggaatgaatttttaaattttttacaacatAATTTTGAgaattgtaaatatttaccTGGTATATCAAAAAAACAACATCCAGAATTTGGACATTCAATATTTCAACAAAATATTGAACTATTACAATGTTGTATTTATTCAAGAAAAAAATGGAAAACATTAAATGATTATCAGATAAAATATGGTAGAGATATTAAATCAGACATACCACTTTACCACCATccaaatgaatatatttttattcctGTTTTACAAGATAAGATACCACAAACAGAGGAAACTTTTTTAAGAGAGATAGAAAATTTTGTTGAGACAAATTCAGATGAAAGACACATCAAccaattatcatttttaacatCTGACATGAGTGCTTTCAAAGCAGCTAATCCTAAGTGTTgttttaaagattttattcGTTGGCACTCACCAAATGATTggattttaaataatgaaaataaaaaatatgaactTTCAATTAGAATGTCTggaaatgataatatatggAAAAAAACATGGGATAAAAGTAAACCaatttctatatataaacaaaaaaaacattttgacGAGAGTGAGGAATGGAAAAAAACAATtgataaattgaaaaatttgacATTTGGTGAGATGATACAATATACACTtccaaatatatttaaaagtataatacaaattttatttgataattttgaaatattttcattacaaattaaaaaaaagtttagaaAACTTTCAATAACCTTTTGTCAATGTACATTTCAAATAGGTAAAGTAGAggtatatcaaaatattttaaatgaaataaattatatagaaaaatatattgaaaaagattatcatttaagaagatatttttttaattattttattaatgaaaaagatatatcatatattgaatatttaataatgggAATGGCAGAAAAtggaattattaaaattgaaaataataaacgtaatctaataaaatatttaatagagaaaatattttatgaccaaaatgataatttttgttttagtAGGCAAATTCCAACTTCTAAacgttatattttttctttttatgaTGCTAGAATTTATGTATCATTTTCAGGAGATGAAACAagaatttattcaaaaatgccaaattcatatattaatattaaaaaattagaagacaatttaaataaaaaccaATATCcgtaa
- a CDS encoding Calmodulin-binding domain and Two pore domain potassium channel domain and Potassium channel, calcium-activated, SK family-containing protein: protein MNNSAFLPTVVMETDPEESDTGDNNYSILYKNNGSSHHTFSMDSATYNQYLADKRKGFRCRGSLGPTIASAPSVELEDYRTPKPSVSAIKNGKSFDLSGMEQHGSHTSESNGLIKVSADFLRLHGSRQQFRNLLSARKKLGQLPPAYTQIDCSHESLDSTIGNKYNILNQPFPQGPVITVENTGTNTLLKMNPFSGSTNSVVNPESAMSSVEKNVYFENGNINGGASSKYFKRNNSRYGIQVDKSHVQMLYKLRSDKLNTGVQVTDRCLLLAMIGIFFMVIETEICGQQIFNITKDHPASYLCRTLVLLSTVCLLFEIVHFHINDIYIDLLDCGADDWRVVVNTRRIIKFVIEFMVCSICPYPGTGNIYWTFIEPQRYEDHKKFIKEVPIDVILSIMMLSRIYLIARFMVMHSKLFQDASTRTLAALNRIQVNFSFVMKTLLDQKPLLFLSIFTFCFWIIMAWTFAQVERYGRNESSEILYSNALWFIAITSMLNGYGDIVPKTNLGRVIAIFAGICGAIISSILIAVISRKILLSQGQRNVNIFMNDSRLTQEHKNSAARVLQHTWHIYKCLRSDGTDSQLRDHQRRFLNAIHNFRKVKNKMRLFSENCATSMQQMNRLMTEMHTNMQRLMNTQDEMKTQMDVMQRTMRNHFSNCQQRPKTINNNIGNTIGNQNVSNTINHSLTVGNNSPPVQQRVMFADCLEKKYTENV from the exons ATGAATAATTCGGCATTCCTTCCTACTGTTGTAATGGAAACAGATCCAGAAGAAAGTGATACAGGTGATAATAATTActcaatattatataaaaataatggttCATCACATCATACATTTTCAATGGATTCAGCAACCTACAACCAATATTTAGCAGATAAAAGAAAAGGTTTTCGGTGTCGGGGTTCATtg gGACCTACAATAGCCAGTGCACCGAGTGTTGAATTAGAAGACTACCGAACACCTAAACCATCTGTATCAGCTATTAAAAATGGTAAATCATTCGACTTATCTGGAATGGAACAACATGGTTCACATACATCAGAAAGTAACGGCCTAATTAAA gtTTCTGCTGACTTTCTTCGTCTTCATGGATCAAGACAACAATTTAGAAATCTTTTATCAGCTCGTAAAAAACTTGGACAACTACCACCTGCTTATACTCAAATAGATTGTAGTCATGAATCATTAGACTCTACCA ttggtaataaatataatattttaaatcaacCATTTCCACAAGGACCAGTGATTACCGTAGAAAATACAGGAACTAATAcactattaaaaatgaatccTTTTAGTGGTTCAACTAATTCTGTTGTTAATCCCGAATCTGCTATGTCATCAgtagaaaaaaatgtatattttgaaaatggTAATATAAATGGTGGTGCAtcaagtaaatattttaaaagaaataattcaAGATATGGTATTCAGGTTGATAAAAGTCATGTAcaaatgttatataaattaaggagtgataaattaaatacaGGTGTACAAGTAACAGATAGATGTTTATTACTAGCAATGattggaatattttttatggtTATTGAAACAGAAATATGTGgtcaacaaatttttaatataacaaaagaCCATCCTGCTAGTTATTTATGTAGAACATTAGTATTATTATCTACAGTATGcttattatttgaaattgtacattttcatattaatgatatatatattgatcTATTGGATTGTGGTGCTGATGATTGGCGTGTTGTTGTAAATACAagaagaattattaaatttgttattgAATTTATGGTATGTTCAATATGTCCATATCCAGGAACAGGTAATATATATTGGACATTCATTGAACCCCAAAGATATGAAgatcataaaaaatttataaaagaagtaCCAATTGATgttatattatcaataatgaTGTTATCTcgaatatatttaatagcAAGATTTATGGTAATGCAttctaaattatttcaaGATGCTTCAACAAGAACTTTAGCAGCATTAAATAGAATACAggttaatttttcatttgtcATGAAAACATTACTTGATCAAAAACCTCTCCTATTTCTTtctatttttactttttgttTTTGGATAATTATGGCATGGACATTTGCTCAGGTTGAACGGTATGGAAGAAATGAATCTTctgaaatattatattctaATGCATTATGGTTTATTGCAATAACATCAATGTTAAATGGTTATGGTGATATAg ttCCAAAAACTAATTTAGGAAGAGTAATAGCAATTTTTGCTGGAATTTGTGGAGCCATAATATCATCTATTCTTATTGCTGTCATAtcaagaaaaattttattaagtcAGGGACAAagaaatgttaatatttttatgaatgaTTCTAGATTAACCCAAGAACATAAAAATTCTGCTGCTAGAGTTTTACAACATACATggcatatatataaatgtttacgTTCCGATGGAACAGATAGTCAATTACGGGATCATCAAAGAAGATTTCTTAATGCAATtcataattttagaaaagttaaaaataaaatgcgTTTATTTAGTGAAAATTGTGCTACAAGTATGCAACAAATGAATAGA TTAATGACAGAAATGCACACAAATATGCAAAGACTTATGAATACACAAGATGAAATGAAAACTCAAATGGATGTAATGCAACGAACAATGAGGAACCATTTTTCAAATTGTCAACAACGAccaaaaacaataaataataatataggAAATACAATTGGTAATCAAAATGTATCAAATACAATTAATCATTCATTAACTGTAGGAAATAATTCACCACCAGTCCAACAAAG aGTAATGTTTGCAGATtgtttggaaaaaaaatatactgaaaatgtatga
- a CDS encoding Cysteine-rich flanking region, C-terminal domain and Leucine-rich repeat and Leucine-rich repeat, typical subtype-containing protein yields the protein MSEYSHMHHSICKHCMCDQQLATITCTGQNLYIQTIKLPNWAEVLHIHNVNMKHLPHFTYNTNLRVLRINNAKMENLHPLSFISIPNLETIHFADNMISELPDNLFQPLHKLRILNLARNKINNVGIFENIIPNNIILDQFVLDGNILERTFMLNDNSGYGTFPLAKQLHLSNTGIIGITKDYFILSENKNSINEKWTMVPFSYQQWSILKYLDLSYNQKLKINHLALELMNNITTLKLDHSKIPNEFMKWLDTKSKAKHVSISYATLNDDEMLYENNDDINEWIYCNSNLEYLDISGLGITEIILPKHCHVKYLYAQNNRIYNFQFYNPSFKKIYLDDNNLHQFPTPEIGIVFDQLEVFSISHNHMRKISSKTFHYYPSLDYLDISSNQLYYIDDDAFPSLGLRIKFLNVSNNRLANFVHPILPSLNILDLSHNQLTSLDPELFAGLPTINRLILDHNYQIDMECKLKSKNCWLDSINLLSSLVELQLSSTSLNHFPNLSTFTNLKVLTLANNKIINIDNSLLPKCLTHLDLSNNLIHNLSTISSTKISCLNDLKISNNPLQCHCSLEKFYHILQKDDLFFDQNAYYCFNNHWQYPLSTYLDSTTSCDKANDTYNSIPSFTHVTGVLLIFILIFFGVLFMLTKVNSVITKYNIVPFTYKPVQTIDEPIDL from the exons ATGTCAGAGTATTCACATATGCATCATTCAATATGTAAACATTGTATGTGTGATCAACAATTAGCAACAATAACATGTACAGgacaaaatttatatattcaaaCTATTAAACTTCCCAATTGGGCAGAGGTTCTTCATATACATAATGTAAATATGAAACATTTACCACATTTTACATATAATACTAATCTAAGAGTATTAAGAATTAATAATGCAAAAATGGAAAATCTTCATccattatcttttatatcaatACCAAATCTTGAAACAATACATTTTGCTGATAATATGATAAGTGAATTACctgataatttatttcaaccattacataaattaagaatattaaatttagcaagaaataaaataaataatgttggaatatttgaaaatataatacctaataatattatattagaTCAATTTGTATTAGATGGAAATATATTAGAAAGAACATTTatgttaaatgataataGTGGTTATGGAACATTTCCTTTAGCAAAACAACTTCATCTTTCTAATACTGGTATTATTGGCATTACcaaagattattttatattatcagaaaataaaaattctattaatgaaaaatggACAATGGTTCCATTTAGTTATCAACAATGgtcaatattaaaatatcttgatttatcatataatcaaaaattaaaaattaatcatttaGCATTAGAattaatgaataatataacaaCATTAAAACTTGATCATTCAAAAATACCTAATGAATTTATGAAATGGTTAGATACAAAAAGTAAAGCAAAACATGTATCAATATCATATGCTACATTAAATGATGATGAAATgttatatgaaaataatgatgataTCAATGAATGGATATATTGTAATTCaaatttagaatatttaGACATTTCAGGATTAGGTATAacagaaattattttaccaaAACATTGTCAT gttaaatatttatatgcacaaaataatagaatatataattttcaattttataatccatcttttaagaaaatatatttggatgataataatttacatCAATTTCCAACTCCTGAAATAGGAATTGTTTTTGATCAACTTGAAGTTTTTTCTATTTCTCACAATCATATGAGAAAAATTTCCTCAAAAacttttcattattatcCATCATTAGATTATTTAGATATATCTTCAAATCaactttattatattgatGATGATGCTTTTCCATCTCTTGGATtaagaattaaatttttaaatgtttcaaaTAATCGTTTGGCAAATTTTGTTCATCCAATTCTAccatcattaaatattttagatttaTCACATAATCAATTGACATCTCTTGATCCTGAACTTTTTGCTGGTCTTCCTACTATAAATAGATTAATCCTTGATCACAATTATCAAATTGATATGGaatgtaaattaaaatcaaaaaattgttggttggattcaattaatttattgtcATCTCTAGTTGAACTTCAACTATCCTCAACATCATTAAATCATTTTCCTAATTTATCAACatttacaaatttaaaagttcTTACATTAgctaataacaaaattattaatattgataattctCTTTTACCAAAATGTTTAACACACTTAGATTtgtcaaataatttaatacatAATCTATCAACAATTTCATCAACAAAAATCTCATGTCTAAATGATCTCAAGATATCAAATAATCCATTACAATGCCATTGTTCAttggaaaaattttatcatatactACAAAAAGATGATTTGTTTTTCGATCAAAATGcttattattgttttaataatcattGGCAATATCCATTATCTACATACCTCGATTCAACAACATCCTGTGACAAGGCAAATGACACCTATAATTCAATTCCATCATTTACACATGTTACTGGAGTCCTcctcatatttattttaatattttttggagTATTATTCATGTTAACAAAAGTTAATTCGGTgattacaaaatataatatagttCCTTTTACTTATAAACCAGTGCAAACAATAGATGAACCAATtgatttgtaa